The Candidatus Mycolicibacterium alkanivorans genome contains a region encoding:
- the nadA gene encoding quinolinate synthase NadA, with protein sequence MTVLDRASAVGVGVVTGLADRITDTPGGFTGVIGDEEWAAEVRRLATLRGATILAHNYQLPAIQDVADHVGDSLALSRIAADAAEDTIVFCGVHFMAETAKILSPDKTVLIPDQRAGCSLADSITAEELQAWKDEYPDAVVVSYVNTTAAVKALTDICCTSSNAVDVVASIPADREVLFCPDQFLGAHVRRMTGRETMHIWAGECHVHAGINGDELAEQARAHPDAELFVHPECGCATSALYLAGEGAFPADRVKILSTGGMLDAAKASHAKQVLVATEVGMLHQLRRAAPGIDFRAVNDRASCKYMKMITPAALLRCLVEGADEVDVDPDTGRRARASVQRMIEIGQPGGGE encoded by the coding sequence ATGACCGTCTTGGACCGTGCGAGTGCTGTAGGGGTTGGCGTTGTCACCGGTCTGGCCGACCGGATCACCGACACTCCCGGTGGCTTCACCGGAGTGATCGGCGACGAGGAGTGGGCCGCTGAGGTCCGCCGGCTGGCCACCTTGCGTGGCGCGACCATCCTGGCGCACAACTACCAGCTGCCGGCCATCCAGGACGTCGCCGATCACGTCGGCGACTCGCTGGCCTTGTCGCGGATCGCCGCCGATGCAGCCGAGGACACCATCGTGTTCTGCGGTGTGCACTTCATGGCCGAGACCGCCAAGATCCTCAGCCCGGATAAGACGGTGCTGATCCCCGACCAGCGCGCCGGTTGCTCGCTGGCCGACTCCATCACCGCCGAGGAGTTGCAGGCCTGGAAGGACGAGTATCCCGACGCCGTGGTGGTGTCCTACGTCAACACCACCGCCGCGGTGAAGGCGCTGACCGACATCTGCTGTACCTCGTCCAACGCCGTCGACGTGGTGGCCTCCATTCCCGCCGACCGCGAGGTGCTGTTCTGCCCGGACCAGTTCCTGGGCGCCCACGTCCGGCGCATGACCGGCCGGGAGACCATGCACATCTGGGCCGGCGAATGCCACGTGCACGCCGGAATCAACGGTGACGAGCTGGCCGAGCAGGCCCGCGCCCATCCGGATGCCGAACTGTTCGTCCACCCCGAATGCGGTTGCGCCACTTCGGCGTTGTACCTAGCCGGTGAGGGCGCCTTCCCGGCCGACCGGGTGAAGATCCTGTCCACCGGCGGCATGCTTGATGCGGCGAAGGCCTCGCACGCCAAGCAGGTGCTGGTGGCCACCGAGGTCGGCATGTTGCACCAGTTGCGCCGCGCCGCACCGGGAATCGACTTCCGGGCGGTCAATGACCGGGCGTCGTGCAAGTACATGAAGATGATCACGCCGGCCGCGCTGCTGCGGTGCCTCGTCGAGGGTGCCGACGAAGTCGACGTCGACCCGGACACCGGCAGGCGTGCCCGTGCGAGCGTGCAACGGATGATCGAGATCGGCCAGCCGGGCGGCGGGGAATGA
- a CDS encoding NUDIX hydrolase, translating to MAHTSTEHEVLAVVFQVGDVTSRKPTLNVLLWQRALDPERGKWSLPGGRLRADEDLTSSVRRQLAEKVDLREIAHLEQLAVFSDPQRVPGVRTIASTFLGLVPCPARPELPPDTRWHPVNALPPMAFDHGPMVAYAQARLVAKLSYTNIGFALAPQEFALSTLRDIYGGALGYQVDATNLQRVLGRRGVITPTGTTAHSGRSGGRPAALYRFTDTRLRVTDEFAALRPPG from the coding sequence GTGGCTCATACTAGCACTGAACACGAGGTGCTCGCCGTCGTATTCCAGGTTGGTGACGTCACCTCCCGGAAACCCACCCTCAACGTGCTGTTATGGCAGCGGGCGCTGGACCCCGAACGCGGCAAGTGGTCGTTGCCCGGCGGCCGGTTGCGGGCCGACGAGGACCTGACCAGTTCGGTGCGCCGACAGCTCGCCGAGAAGGTCGACCTGCGCGAGATCGCCCACCTGGAACAACTCGCCGTCTTCTCCGATCCACAGCGTGTTCCCGGGGTGCGCACGATCGCCTCGACGTTCCTGGGGCTGGTGCCCTGCCCCGCACGCCCCGAGCTGCCGCCGGACACCCGGTGGCACCCAGTCAATGCGCTGCCGCCGATGGCGTTCGACCACGGCCCCATGGTGGCCTACGCCCAGGCCAGGCTGGTCGCCAAATTGTCCTACACCAACATCGGATTCGCCTTGGCGCCACAGGAATTCGCACTTTCGACGCTGCGTGACATCTACGGCGGCGCGCTGGGCTACCAGGTCGACGCGACCAACTTGCAGCGGGTGCTGGGGCGGCGCGGAGTCATCACCCCGACCGGGACCACCGCCCACTCCGGCCGCAGCGGCGGCCGACCGGCCGCCCTCTACCGCTTCACCGACACCCGGCTTCGGGTCACCGACGAATTTGCTGCATTGCGCCCGCCCGGGTGA
- a CDS encoding lipase family protein, translating into MTLAAGTVGPEWIGRAPHEEIERGCRPVLPSDDPFYQPPAGFEHAKPGTVLRSRDVELGFLGLIPQRVNATQLLYRSTDMNGDPQATVTTVLVPAGHAPEHVRHVVSYQCAIDAVSSRCFPSYAMRRRAKAVGSLAQLEYLLMAAALAEGWVVSVPDHEGPDGIWGAPHEPGYHVLDGLRATLDFERFGLAKDSRVGLWGYSGGGLASAWAAEVRADYAPELNIVGAVLGSPVGDLGNTFCRLNGSRLAALPALVVAALAKTFPDLNRVIEEHATDEGRALLARLEHMTTLEAVIRLFKTDMDNLVHPPLEQVLSMPEVQDVFDRIKLGATAPSLPVLIVQAVHDSVIAVDDIDELAHSYHAGGAQVTYHRDLFSEHMLLHPMSAPMTLRWLTDRFAARPLDAHIVRTHWPTLLNPMTYAGMWRLGAIVARVVSGGRVGFRPL; encoded by the coding sequence ATGACTCTTGCTGCCGGGACTGTCGGTCCCGAATGGATCGGCCGCGCCCCGCACGAAGAGATCGAACGGGGATGCCGTCCCGTGCTGCCCAGCGACGACCCATTCTACCAGCCGCCGGCCGGCTTCGAACATGCCAAACCGGGCACGGTGCTGCGCTCACGCGACGTCGAACTGGGCTTCCTCGGGCTGATCCCGCAGCGCGTCAACGCCACCCAGCTGCTCTACCGCAGCACGGACATGAACGGCGACCCGCAGGCCACCGTCACGACCGTGTTGGTGCCGGCCGGCCACGCACCCGAGCACGTCCGGCACGTGGTGTCCTACCAGTGCGCCATCGACGCGGTGTCCTCCCGCTGCTTCCCGTCCTACGCGATGCGCAGGCGGGCCAAAGCCGTCGGATCGCTGGCCCAGCTGGAGTACCTGCTGATGGCCGCCGCACTGGCCGAGGGATGGGTGGTCTCCGTCCCCGACCACGAAGGACCCGACGGCATCTGGGGCGCGCCCCACGAACCGGGTTACCACGTCCTGGACGGACTGCGCGCGACGCTCGACTTCGAACGGTTCGGCCTGGCCAAAGACAGCCGGGTCGGCCTGTGGGGTTATTCGGGCGGCGGGCTGGCCAGTGCCTGGGCCGCCGAGGTGCGCGCCGACTACGCCCCTGAACTCAACATCGTCGGCGCGGTGCTCGGCTCACCGGTGGGCGATCTGGGCAACACCTTCTGCCGGCTCAACGGCTCACGCCTGGCCGCACTGCCCGCACTGGTGGTCGCCGCGCTGGCCAAGACCTTCCCCGACCTCAACCGGGTGATCGAGGAGCACGCCACCGATGAGGGGCGCGCACTGCTGGCGCGCCTGGAGCACATGACCACCCTCGAGGCCGTCATCCGGCTGTTCAAGACCGACATGGACAACCTTGTCCACCCGCCGCTCGAGCAGGTGCTGTCCATGCCCGAGGTGCAGGACGTGTTCGACCGCATCAAGCTGGGCGCAACGGCGCCGTCGCTGCCGGTGCTGATCGTGCAGGCGGTACACGACTCGGTGATCGCCGTCGACGACATCGACGAGCTGGCGCACAGCTACCACGCGGGCGGCGCGCAGGTGACCTACCACCGCGACTTGTTCAGCGAGCACATGCTGCTGCACCCGATGTCGGCGCCTATGACGTTGCGCTGGCTCACCGACCGCTTCGCCGCGCGGCCGCTCGACGCGCACATCGTTCGCACGCACTGGCCGACGCTGCTCAACCCGATGACCTATGCCGGCATGTGGCGCCTGGGCGCAATCGTCGCCCGCGTGGTCTCAGGCGGCCGGGTGGGGTTCCGGCCGCTGTAG
- a CDS encoding DUF2567 domain-containing protein — MSLSGEEHQPRLRPRFSRRSAAVIVVVGLALSGALVGALWAWLAPPAHGVVALTRSGERVQTYLGSESDHLFVAAAMLIGMLVPVAVVAAVLVWQWRALRGPVMATALWLGSVAAAAVAAGVGAVLVHRRYGTVPFETAPVTPQNRVFYFAEAPPVFFAHGPLQVVTTLLFPAAVAALVYALMAVATPRDDLGAGPEERPPLLQRPEPHPAA, encoded by the coding sequence ATGAGCCTCTCGGGCGAAGAGCATCAGCCACGACTGCGCCCGCGGTTCTCCCGGCGATCCGCGGCCGTCATCGTCGTCGTCGGCCTCGCCCTGTCGGGGGCGCTGGTGGGTGCGCTGTGGGCGTGGCTGGCACCGCCCGCGCACGGCGTGGTCGCGCTCACCCGCTCCGGTGAGCGGGTGCAGACCTATCTGGGCAGCGAGTCCGATCATCTCTTCGTCGCCGCGGCGATGCTCATCGGCATGCTGGTCCCGGTGGCGGTGGTCGCCGCGGTCCTGGTGTGGCAGTGGCGCGCTCTCCGGGGGCCGGTCATGGCCACCGCGCTGTGGCTCGGTTCGGTAGCGGCCGCGGCAGTCGCCGCGGGTGTCGGCGCGGTCCTGGTGCATCGGCGTTACGGCACGGTCCCGTTCGAGACCGCGCCCGTCACTCCGCAGAACCGGGTCTTCTACTTCGCCGAGGCCCCGCCGGTGTTCTTCGCGCACGGTCCGCTGCAGGTCGTCACGACGCTGCTGTTTCCCGCTGCCGTCGCGGCGCTGGTGTATGCGTTGATGGCCGTCGCGACACCGCGCGACGACCTCGGCGCGGGGCCCGAGGAACGTCCGCCGCTGCTACAGCGGCCGGAACCCCACCCGGCCGCCTGA
- the bsaP gene encoding biotin synthase auxiliary protein BsaP: MVHELPAPVGAGVYNVYTGATVGSAVPNAAQLGLEPPRFCAECGRRMVVQVRPDGWWAECSRHGRVDSKDLEMQR, from the coding sequence ATGGTTCACGAACTGCCCGCGCCCGTCGGTGCCGGCGTCTACAACGTGTACACCGGCGCCACCGTCGGCAGTGCAGTGCCCAACGCGGCGCAACTCGGCCTCGAGCCGCCCCGGTTCTGTGCCGAATGCGGTCGTCGCATGGTGGTGCAGGTCCGCCCAGACGGCTGGTGGGCGGAATGCTCGCGGCACGGTCGGGTGGACTCCAAGGATCTGGAGATGCAGCGATGA
- the bioB gene encoding biotin synthase BioB, with protein MDVLASAREQVLERGEGLSHQQVLDVLQLPDDRLEELLALAHEVRMRWCGPEVEVEGIISLKTGGCPEDCHFCSQSGLFSSPVRSAWLDIPSLVEAAKQTAKTGATEFCIVAAVRGPDERLMAQVAAGIEAIRNEVDIHVACSLGMLNSEQVDRLAEMGVHRYNHNLETAKSFFPNVVTTHTWEERWATLQMVREAGMEVCCGGILGMGETLEQRAEFAANLAALDPHEVPLNFLNPRPGTPFGDLEVMPAAEALKAVAAFRLALPRTMLRFAGGREITLGDLGAKQGILGGINAVIVGNYLTTLGRPAESDLELLDDLQMPIKALNASL; from the coding sequence GTGGACGTGTTGGCATCGGCTCGTGAGCAGGTGCTCGAGCGCGGCGAAGGCCTGAGTCACCAGCAGGTGCTCGACGTGCTTCAACTGCCCGACGACCGGCTCGAGGAGCTGCTGGCGCTGGCCCACGAGGTGCGCATGCGCTGGTGCGGTCCCGAGGTCGAGGTCGAGGGCATCATCAGCCTGAAAACCGGTGGTTGCCCGGAGGACTGCCACTTCTGCTCGCAGTCCGGCCTGTTTTCCTCGCCGGTGCGCAGCGCCTGGCTCGACATTCCCAGCCTGGTCGAGGCCGCCAAGCAGACCGCCAAGACCGGTGCCACCGAGTTCTGCATCGTGGCGGCCGTCCGCGGTCCCGACGAGCGGCTGATGGCCCAGGTCGCCGCGGGCATCGAGGCGATCCGCAATGAGGTCGACATTCACGTCGCCTGCTCGCTGGGCATGCTGAACTCCGAGCAGGTCGACCGGCTCGCCGAGATGGGCGTGCACCGCTACAACCACAACCTGGAGACGGCGAAGTCGTTCTTTCCCAACGTGGTGACCACCCACACCTGGGAGGAGCGCTGGGCGACCCTGCAGATGGTGCGTGAGGCAGGCATGGAGGTGTGCTGCGGCGGAATCCTCGGCATGGGCGAGACGCTCGAGCAGCGCGCCGAGTTCGCCGCCAACCTCGCCGCCCTCGATCCGCACGAGGTGCCGCTGAACTTCCTCAACCCGCGTCCCGGAACGCCGTTCGGTGACCTCGAGGTCATGCCGGCCGCCGAGGCGCTGAAAGCCGTCGCGGCATTCCGGCTGGCGCTGCCGCGCACGATGCTGCGGTTCGCCGGCGGCCGCGAGATCACCCTCGGTGACCTCGGCGCCAAGCAGGGCATCCTGGGCGGGATCAATGCCGTGATTGTCGGCAACTACCTGACCACGCTGGGCCGGCCCGCCGAATCGGACCTGGAATTGCTCGACGATCTGCAGATGCCGATCAAGGCGCTCAACGCAAGCCTGTAG
- a CDS encoding TetR/AcrR family transcriptional regulator: MQLHKHDVVAKAASILDNYGIADLTMRRLARELDVTPGALYWHFASKQELLGAVADHVLAPACADQPAAGWRHRIEIVCRALRDALLSHTDGAELVSASVAAGRSEAMALILSQLGAAAVEAGMDPGQAALAARSIVYYVLGFTADEQSRLQWDAAGVDVPEPSPTENPSTRFAFGLQLLTYGIGAEIDAGARLR; encoded by the coding sequence GTGCAGCTGCACAAACACGACGTGGTGGCCAAGGCGGCGTCGATCCTGGACAACTACGGGATCGCCGACCTGACCATGCGCCGGCTCGCCCGCGAACTCGACGTGACACCCGGCGCGCTGTACTGGCACTTCGCCAGCAAGCAGGAACTGCTCGGTGCGGTAGCCGACCACGTGCTAGCGCCAGCGTGTGCGGATCAGCCGGCCGCCGGCTGGCGCCACCGCATCGAGATCGTTTGCCGAGCCCTGCGCGACGCGCTGCTGTCCCACACTGACGGCGCGGAACTGGTGTCGGCCAGCGTGGCGGCGGGACGGTCCGAGGCGATGGCCCTGATCCTGTCGCAGCTGGGTGCGGCGGCCGTGGAAGCTGGCATGGACCCCGGCCAGGCCGCGCTCGCCGCGCGGTCGATCGTCTACTACGTGCTGGGCTTCACCGCCGACGAACAGTCCCGGCTGCAATGGGACGCCGCCGGCGTGGACGTGCCGGAGCCGTCGCCGACCGAGAACCCCTCCACCCGGTTCGCGTTCGGACTGCAACTGCTGACCTACGGAATCGGCGCCGAGATCGACGCCGGCGCGCGACTCAGATAA
- a CDS encoding 2'-5' RNA ligase family protein translates to MAHSIELLLDGHGDAAIRTVWHRLVDAGLPSQLRVRSATNRPHITLLAADRIEPAVDDELAPLRQRFPLPVVVGAPLIFGGGRLTLARLIVASVDLLDLHREVYRRCLPHTTQEPFAHSAPGHWTPHATLGRQFTPEQVGEALAVIDELSGDIGANVVGLRRWDGDSGREFPII, encoded by the coding sequence ATGGCCCACTCGATCGAGCTGCTCCTCGACGGCCACGGCGATGCGGCGATCCGCACGGTTTGGCACCGGCTCGTCGATGCGGGCCTGCCCAGCCAGTTGCGGGTGAGGTCGGCCACCAACCGCCCGCACATCACCCTGCTGGCCGCCGATCGCATCGAGCCGGCCGTCGACGACGAACTGGCGCCGCTTCGACAACGGTTCCCGCTGCCGGTGGTGGTCGGCGCACCGCTGATCTTCGGCGGTGGAAGGCTGACGCTGGCGCGGCTCATCGTGGCCTCCGTCGACCTGCTGGACCTACACCGCGAGGTCTACCGGCGCTGCCTGCCCCACACGACGCAGGAACCGTTTGCGCACAGCGCGCCCGGACACTGGACGCCGCACGCCACACTCGGGCGGCAGTTCACCCCGGAGCAGGTGGGCGAGGCGCTGGCGGTGATCGACGAGCTGTCGGGCGACATCGGCGCGAACGTGGTCGGCCTGCGCCGGTGGGACGGCGACAGCGGGCGGGAATTCCCGATTATCTGA
- the bioD gene encoding dethiobiotin synthase has protein sequence MSVVVVTGTNTGVGKTVATAALACHARLAGRAVAVCKPVQTGTADGDDDLAEIGRLSGVTALVGVARYPQPLAPVAASEEAGLPLPTGPDLLAAIRAADTAGGLTLVEGAGGLLVELAADGVTLRDLAVELGAPMLIVAEAGLGTLNHTALTLEALAAKGLSCAGLVIGSWPAQPGAAEMSNRDGLARHAPVRAALPAGVAGVSPVDFAALSARAFDPDWVAGL, from the coding sequence ATGAGCGTCGTCGTCGTCACCGGCACCAACACCGGCGTCGGCAAGACCGTCGCCACGGCCGCCCTGGCGTGCCACGCCCGCCTCGCCGGCCGGGCGGTCGCGGTCTGTAAACCGGTACAGACCGGAACAGCCGACGGTGATGACGACCTCGCCGAGATCGGCCGGCTGTCCGGGGTCACCGCACTGGTCGGGGTCGCCCGCTACCCCCAGCCGCTGGCGCCGGTCGCCGCGTCCGAAGAGGCCGGTCTGCCGCTGCCGACCGGGCCCGATCTGCTGGCCGCGATCCGCGCCGCCGACACGGCGGGTGGGCTCACCCTGGTCGAGGGTGCCGGCGGGCTGCTGGTGGAACTCGCCGCCGACGGTGTCACGCTGCGCGACCTCGCCGTCGAACTCGGCGCGCCGATGCTCATCGTCGCCGAAGCGGGACTCGGTACGCTCAACCACACCGCGCTTACCTTGGAAGCCCTTGCCGCCAAAGGGCTTTCATGCGCGGGGTTGGTCATCGGTTCCTGGCCGGCGCAGCCGGGTGCGGCGGAGATGTCTAACCGCGACGGATTGGCCCGTCACGCGCCGGTGCGCGCTGCGCTGCCGGCCGGGGTGGCAGGTGTCTCGCCGGTCGACTTCGCGGCACTGAGCGCCCGGGCATTCGACCCGGACTGGGTCGCCGGCCTGTAG
- a CDS encoding 8-amino-7-oxononanoate synthase, with amino-acid sequence MTRAGLSPLAWLDAVERQRRQAGLRRSLRARPAVGTDLDLASNDYLGLSRHPAVIEGAVTALRTWGAGSTGSRLVTGNTELHEQFESVLADFVGAETGLVFSSGYTANLGAVAALSGPGSLLVSDALSHASLVDGCRLSRARVVVTPHNDVDAVEAALAGRTEERALVVTDSVFSTDGALAPLRQLHEVCRRHRALLLVDEAHGLGVRGVGGRGLLHEAGLAGAPDIVVTTTLSKSLGSQGGVVLGPAAVRDHLIDSARTFIFDTGLTPAAAGAAIAALDVLTAEPWRAEAVISRARELAAMCGVPDVPESAVVSVVLGDPEVAVAAAAACLDAGVRVGCFRPPTVPTGTSRLRLTARASLTDDEMDLARRVFTSVLGADRP; translated from the coding sequence GTGACCCGCGCAGGTCTTTCACCGCTGGCCTGGCTCGACGCCGTCGAGCGGCAGCGCCGGCAGGCCGGCCTGCGCCGCTCGCTGCGCGCGCGACCCGCGGTGGGCACCGACCTCGATCTGGCCTCCAACGACTATCTGGGCCTGTCGCGGCACCCGGCCGTGATCGAGGGGGCAGTGACTGCGCTTCGCACCTGGGGTGCGGGCTCCACCGGTTCGCGACTGGTCACCGGCAACACCGAACTGCACGAGCAGTTCGAGTCTGTGCTGGCCGACTTCGTCGGCGCGGAGACCGGCCTGGTGTTCTCCTCGGGCTACACCGCCAATCTCGGTGCGGTGGCGGCGCTGTCGGGTCCGGGGTCGCTGCTGGTCTCCGACGCACTGTCGCACGCCTCGCTGGTGGACGGCTGCCGGCTGTCCCGGGCCCGCGTGGTCGTCACCCCGCACAACGACGTCGACGCCGTCGAGGCGGCGCTGGCGGGCCGCACCGAGGAGCGGGCGCTGGTCGTCACCGACTCGGTGTTCAGCACCGACGGCGCGCTGGCTCCGCTGCGGCAGCTGCACGAGGTCTGCCGCCGGCATCGCGCGCTGCTGCTGGTCGACGAGGCTCACGGCCTGGGTGTACGCGGCGTCGGCGGACGCGGCCTGCTGCACGAGGCGGGACTGGCGGGTGCGCCGGACATCGTCGTGACCACCACCCTGTCGAAGTCCCTGGGCAGCCAGGGCGGTGTGGTGCTCGGCCCGGCCGCGGTGCGCGATCACCTGATCGATTCGGCGCGGACGTTCATCTTCGACACCGGCCTGACCCCAGCCGCCGCCGGTGCCGCGATCGCCGCGCTGGACGTGCTGACCGCTGAGCCGTGGCGCGCCGAGGCCGTGATCAGCCGCGCCCGGGAGCTGGCCGCGATGTGCGGTGTGCCGGACGTTCCCGAGTCGGCCGTGGTGTCGGTGGTCCTCGGCGATCCCGAGGTCGCGGTCGCCGCCGCCGCGGCCTGCCTGGACGCCGGTGTGCGGGTCGGCTGCTTCCGGCCGCCGACGGTCCCGACGGGGACCTCCCGGCTGCGGCTGACCGCGCGCGCATCCCTGACCGACGACGAGATGGACCTCGCCCGCCGGGTGTTCACCTCGGTGCTGGGAGCTGACCGGCCATGA
- a CDS encoding adenosylmethionine--8-amino-7-oxononanoate transaminase: MSALTPQQISAIDAAHIWHPYSTVGAESMPPVVAVGAHGAWLTLVRDGVEIRALDAMASWWTAVHGHGHPVLDAALTRQLAVLNHVMFGGLTHEPAARLAQLLVDITPPGLDTAFFSDSGSVSVEVAAKMALQYWRSLGRFGKNRLMTWRGGYHGDTFTPMSVCDPEGGMHSLWTDVLFPQIFAPAVPARYDPAYMDSFEAQLRAHADEVAAVIVEPVVQGAGGMRFHDPRYLTDLRAVCDRNNVLLVFDEIATGFGRTGEMFAADHAGVSPDIMCVGKALTGGYVTLAATLCTLEIARAISGSEAGALMHGPTFMANALACAVSVASVELLLAQDWRARVAEIAAGLAEGLEPARALPGVTDVRVFGAIGVIETREPVDLRIATPVALDNGVWLRPFRNLIYAMPPFICTPDEIAQITSAMVAVAGALT, from the coding sequence GTGTCGGCGTTGACCCCGCAGCAGATCAGCGCGATCGACGCGGCCCACATCTGGCACCCGTACAGCACCGTCGGCGCCGAGTCGATGCCGCCCGTGGTCGCGGTCGGCGCCCACGGAGCATGGCTGACCTTGGTGCGCGATGGCGTCGAGATCCGCGCCCTCGACGCGATGGCCTCCTGGTGGACCGCGGTGCACGGCCACGGGCACCCGGTGCTCGACGCCGCGCTGACCCGCCAGCTCGCGGTGCTGAACCACGTCATGTTCGGCGGTCTGACCCACGAGCCCGCCGCCCGTCTGGCGCAGCTGCTCGTCGACATCACCCCGCCGGGCTTGGACACGGCGTTCTTCTCCGACTCCGGCTCGGTGTCGGTGGAGGTCGCCGCCAAGATGGCGCTTCAGTACTGGCGCAGCCTCGGCCGGTTCGGCAAGAACCGCCTGATGACGTGGCGCGGCGGCTACCACGGCGACACCTTCACCCCGATGAGCGTGTGCGATCCCGAAGGCGGCATGCACTCACTGTGGACCGACGTCCTGTTCCCGCAGATCTTCGCGCCCGCGGTGCCGGCCCGCTACGACCCCGCCTACATGGATTCCTTCGAGGCTCAGCTGCGCGCGCACGCCGACGAGGTGGCCGCCGTCATCGTCGAGCCTGTGGTGCAGGGGGCGGGCGGAATGCGGTTCCACGATCCGCGCTACCTGACCGATCTACGCGCGGTGTGCGACCGCAACAACGTGCTCCTGGTCTTCGACGAGATCGCCACGGGATTCGGCCGCACCGGCGAGATGTTCGCCGCCGACCACGCCGGGGTCAGCCCGGACATCATGTGCGTCGGCAAGGCGCTCACCGGCGGGTACGTCACCCTGGCGGCAACGCTGTGCACACTCGAGATCGCTCGCGCCATCAGCGGCAGCGAGGCGGGCGCGTTGATGCACGGGCCCACGTTCATGGCCAACGCCCTGGCGTGCGCGGTGTCGGTGGCCTCGGTGGAGCTGCTGCTGGCCCAGGACTGGCGCGCCCGGGTGGCCGAGATCGCCGCCGGGCTCGCCGAGGGTCTGGAGCCCGCTCGGGCACTTCCCGGAGTCACCGACGTCCGGGTGTTCGGGGCGATCGGCGTCATCGAGACCCGCGAGCCCGTCGACCTCCGGATTGCCACCCCGGTCGCCCTGGACAACGGTGTCTGGCTGCGGCCGTTCCGCAACCTCATCTATGCGATGCCGCCGTTCATCTGCACGCCGGACGAGATCGCCCAGATCACCTCGGCGATGGTCGCGGTCGCCGGTGCACTAACCTGA